A window of the Desulfobacula toluolica Tol2 genome harbors these coding sequences:
- a CDS encoding IS3 family transposase has protein sequence MKRKNYSKELKSKVALAAIKGNQTVNEIASEFGIHASLVNRWKKEAIEALPLVFGNSKAKQTKEAEIERDRLYQKVGKLQVELDWLKKNTGHL, from the coding sequence TTGAAACGGAAAAACTATAGTAAAGAATTAAAAAGCAAGGTCGCATTGGCAGCCATAAAAGGAAATCAAACTGTCAATGAGATAGCCTCTGAGTTCGGCATTCATGCCAGTCTTGTAAATCGGTGGAAAAAGGAAGCCATAGAAGCCCTGCCATTGGTTTTTGGCAATAGCAAGGCAAAACAAACCAAAGAAGCCGAAATTGAGCGAGACCGTCTTTATCAAAAGGTTGGTAAACTCCAGGTTGAACTGGATTGGTTAAAAAAAAACACCGGACACCTTTAA